In Vicia villosa cultivar HV-30 ecotype Madison, WI linkage group LG7, Vvil1.0, whole genome shotgun sequence, the DNA window ttttaaataaattatatcaaagCAACGTTGACGAAATTCACAAATCTATTTGAATACAATACATATATTGATAAGCTAGGATTTTTTATGTGTATAGAAATGTCGAAGTAGCATTTGCCCAAGTTTGAACAATAAAGGAATGCTATTGATGATAGTGAATTTTAATGTGTTTTCAAGAAATGGAACTGAATATTGAAAGAGTAATCAAGCATGTTAGTAGTAATGAAGTAGTTATAATTTTTGAAAACATATAATGTGTGTAAACCATGATTGTAGGGTTATAGAGGAAGGCTCAGATTCACCTTATCTCAAACAAAAAGTCAAAGAAAAGAGTCTCACCAAGGCTGCATTATCAGTATCTGTAGAATGAACCACAATGGCATTTTCAAATAGATACTGTAACATCATGCCAGTAGCCAGGTTCTTCAACCTGTTGTCTGATCTAAACGGGATCTACGCTTGTTGTctaaactatgggtgtgtaaaaaGTCTACGCCTAAAATGAACTAGCATGCATGcgaaatgtagggaaaagaaagagttgtactcgcacgggccttACCCTACTACCTACATATCCTTTTTGACGAATCAGAGGTAccatagctcggctaactaatttctatttgctttgtgttttttaggtgaacgagttacattcgcactccgcggCTCAACCGTTGGAGCCTTATGTTGGGAatagagcggaaataacaagctcttaagaaaagaaaatcaaagagttttgcttgtgttttaaaagatgcattaggaaaacctaagctaagagggaaagcttgctacctatgttGTCATACAAAAGGTGAAAGTCTATAccaaactagcaacctacgggggTAAAAGCGAAAACAAACAAGAATATCAAACAAACAATCTCGACTCGTGAACACACACCTACAGGTGCAGACCTTGTAGTAGAAAAGTGGTCcctccatagccaaggggagcgtatcacccgagtcaaccaagcattagaccgaGGAGATGTGAATCTTTAACTGCGGCATTGTATTACCGAGGCAAAGAGGAGCAGAGGAAAATTGATGCGCGCATACATCGAGCGTCAACGTCAGACGACGTGAGCTAAGAAATgtgggggtccgattgcatggaCCCACTTCACTTTACCCGTTTGGGCCTTCGACTCGACGATCTTGGGGACTTGTCTAGAGCTCTGAACTTGCAAAAAGTAAGCATAAGGATGATCTAGGGACTGAAAGTTGCGGGGGTTGATTGCGAACCCTCTGTACTTGCTTTCTCGAGGACTTACAATAGCCTTTGTTAGGACTTTCTGCAAGCGCAAACGTTAACACACCGACAAAAACAGATTTGACAAATGAGAGTGAGAGACGTGTAATATGAATTCATACGAGACTCGTACGATAGCACGGATATCTTACgagttttttaaagctacttaCAATAAAAAACTGATGGAGTATGGTTTAGACTACTTTTAAGTTATTAAATTATACTATGCATTTATTGTTGGGAGAAAATCACAAACACAACAAAATAATTCAACCATACGAACTCTCCCAAATATCACATGCAACTTAGAGATAATcaacaaaaaacacaccaaacaacacaacacaacacaattttaGCGTGAAAAAATCTCCGTTAACTAGGAGTAAAAATCACGGGACTGGTCGGCCACTTAAAAATCTCCACTATAATTAACAGTGAGTACAAGCAAGGTTCTCTCTAACACTAGTTAGAGGCATACATAAACACAATCAATCTTTGAATACAACAAGAACAAAGAAAGACAAAACAATTCAGAAACACCAAGAAATTTTGACTTCAAAGATCGACTCGACATACTGACTTAAAAGCTCAGAATTCAATCTCCATCGTTCAGAATTTGCTCCAATTAGTCATGAACATTGTGCCAAAATTTCAGGACGATCCGACCGTTGTATTTTGTGCAAGTTCCGATTTCGTAGAACTGCTATGTGCTGAAATGGGGTTGCGAGAATAGAGTTTTCTCTATAACTTTTCTTGTTGTTTCTCTCACACAATGAATGAATGACCTAATTCTCTTTGTAGGTAACAATAAAGACTTACACACATGAGTCAATAACCCACATCCATTTAGGTTTTGTAGGTAACAAAAAAGACTTACACACATGAGTCACTAACCCACATCCATTTAGGTCACTCCAAAGAGGAGGGAAAACCCAACATTTATAATAATGTATGATAGTCAATTCTCCTTCCATCCCAAAATATGTGTAATGTTTGTAAAATATATGTCATAATAAAATAAGTGTGACTTTTAGTTTTCAATACAATTTAAAATGTTAGACTTTTAACTTTCAATTGTACCATCTAATTActcttttaatttatattaatgattaatgataattaagaataatttaataaaattgtcttcCTCTTTgtcatttattatatatttttaatatgtgtgaaagTATCACATATAATATCACATATACTAGACAACAATAAAACGTCAAACCATCATTAGCATTATCATATTCTTTTTAAGAGGTGCAATATGAGAGAGAAAGTCTCGGTCTCTCTCCCTTATCTCTAGAAGTTCTgggtttcttcttctttctcaatgGCGTGGAAGTGAGCGATTAAGAAGGTTTACAGAAATTTATCTCCAATATGGGATTGCTTCCCTTTTGGAGGTAGTCAGTCGGGCGTTGGAGATTTGttaacttctttttatttttcgaaTTTTCCAGATAGATGCAAGGCAATGGATATGTTCAAGTTGTTTGGTTGTGTGGGAGAGGTGGTGGAGGTGGTGATACCTCCAAGGCTTAATAAATTCGGGAAGCGGTTTGGATTCTCAAGATTTAAAGAGGTGAAGGATGGAAGGATGGTAGCAGTTCGGCTTGATAACATTTTAATAGACGGGAATAAAATTTATGCTAACCAACCTAGATTTCAAAGAAGTGGAAGGAAGGTTAGAGTTTGTGATGAGAGGAAGAACTCGGGGAGCAGAAAGGAGGAAGTTCCGGTCTTTGCAAATCGTTGGGTAGATGAATCCAGAACTTTTGCAGATATTGTCATGGGGGAAAGTAAGAAAAAAGACGCTCAGGAGGATGAGGTTTTTCTCATTTTTTCGTCGGGTGTAGAGCTTAAGAATAGATGGAAGAAAGCTTTTATTGGGGGAGTTTTGTTTCCGGGAGATCTTACAACATTCAAACTCACTTAGAGATTGAAGGTTTCTTCTCGATCAAAGTCCATCCGATGGGAGAAAATATTTGCTTGTTAGAGGAGATGGAGGAAGGAATAATAAAAGAATTGATAGAAAATGGGAAATGGTGGCGGCAAAAGTGGTTTAAATCTGTTAAACCTTGGCAGGAAAATGATGTAGACGTGGAAAGGGTGGTGTGGATTAGAATTTATGGGGTTCCTTGTCATGCATGGTGTAGTGATTTTTTTAAATCCCTAGCAAATTGGTTGGGTTCTTTCGTTTGTTTGGATGAGAACACCATGGCTGGAAGCTCCATGGACACAACTAGGTGTATGGTGAGGGTTAAAGCAAGCTTCACCTTACCTGAGTTATTACAGATAGCGATAGATGGAAAACCTTTCTCTTTACATCTCAGGGAATATTCTTACGGTCCCCTTAGGATTACGGCTCAGAAGGCCCCAGAGTTGAGTTTGAAATCATCTTCTTTGTCGAGTTCGTCGAGTATAGCAGCGTCGTTGGATTCTGAGAAAGAGGAAGACGGGGAGTTTATCCCGGATTCTCTCATGGACCCATCAGATAAAGGGAGGGTTGTTCTTCATAGAGTAGTAGAGGATTTACAGAAGCAGAATAAGGAGGCGGCATCGGTCAAACCTTTTACCAAAGGGGTTTGTTCAGAACTTTCTGAAAGTTCTGACAACTTTTTGAATGGAGGGTCAATATCAAAAGGGGCGGAAGAGACATTTGATGGGGCTTTACAATCGATTTTGGaggataaaaagaagaaaaaaggttTTAAGCAGCAGCTTTTAGTGTTATCCTCTGAACACACGATTTCAGATCCAGAATCTTCTAGCAGGGATGCGGCGGTTCAGCATTTGGGGTTGGGACCGAAACCTAGTAGATCTAGTAGTGTTCAGTCTTTAACCATTCTCAGTGACGTGGAGAGAGATTTTTGTAGGGACCCACGTAATAAAGGAGTTCTCTTGAAACAAGGCATAGAGGCGGATGGGCCTTTGTTTAATCTTTTATCAAGGCCCAATAAGAAGTTAAAAAAGAAAGTCCTGGTGGAAGAAGTGGGCCATCTAGAGGTGGGTTATGCTAGAAACAAACCTTGTTTTGAAGCCAGTGTGTTCCCTTGTGTTATAGCGGACTCGGTTTCTTCTGACAGGCTTCTGGTTTCTAAAAAAATTTCAGTAGGTTCCCTCTCGGACAATTCAGACATTGTTAGATGTAATTCAAGACTCTTATCTAACTTTGGTTCTGAAGGGGATATAAAACTGAAAAAAGTTATGCTTAAAATTGGAGTGGGGTCGGGAGGAGATAACAGAGGGCAAGAAGTGAAGAAATTGGAAGGCAAGAAGGGGCAATTAAATTATTTCAAATGATTATTGGGAGCTTAAACATTAGGGGAGGAGGCAGTCTTATCAAGAGGAAGAGGATAAGGAGTATTATCAATAAAGGGAGGGCAGATTTTTTTCTCATTCAAGAAACTAAAATGGTGGAGGTATCTGTTTCAGTTGCTGGGAGCTTTTGGGGAAAGGAAGAGtgtggtttttctttttctgcttcGGTTGGAATGGCTGGAGGCTTACTTATGCTTTGGAGTAGCAAAACAGTGTCGATTTTGGCTAGCTTTAGAGGTGAGGGATACCTTGGTTCGAAGGTGGAATGGAAAGGAGgtattttttatattgttaatGTTTACTCCCCTTGTTCTCTAGTTTTAAAGCGGGCTTTGTGGTCGCGGTTATTAGCTTTGAAAAACTTACATAATGATGGGGAGTGGATTTTGGGAGGTGATTTTAATGCGGTGAAGAATCAGAGAGAAAGAGTGGGGCGTTCCATGAGAAGTAGTAATGTAGAATGGAGGGATTTCTCGGATTTTATTGAAGGAAGTGGTTTGATGGATGTTGCGTGTAAAGGAAAGAAGTTCTCTTGGTTTAGTGGGGATGGTAAATCAAATAGTAGAATTGATAGATTTCTAGTCTCGGATAATATCGTTCGTTCGTGGGGTGTTGTTGGTCAATTGATAGGAAATAGGGATATTTCCGATCATTGTCCGATTTGGTTATTGTTCGATAAAGTTGATTGGGGTCCCAAGCCTTTTATTTTTAACAATGAGTGGTTTTCCGATAAGAACTTTTTATCTTTTGTGAAAGAGGAATGGAAGGGAATGGAAGTTCTTGGTAGAGGAGACTTTGTTTTAAAGGAGAAGCTTCGTCTTATCAAAGATAGATTGAGATGgtggaatttgaatatttttgggAAGGTGGATTTGGAAGTAGAAGACGGTGTTAGAGTTTTAAATGACTCGGATGATAGGGAGATGTGGGAAGAGGAGGTCCATCTTAACAAAATTAAAGCTTCAAGGAAGATTTGGTTAAATCTTAAACTTAAGGAGAATATGTTAATTCAAAAATCAAGGCTAAGGTGGCTAAATGATGGAGATTCCAATAGTAAATTCTTTTATCGTGTTATGAAAGAAAGGCGGAGTAAGAATCATATTTGCTCTTTGAACACTAGTGGTGGAGTGGTAGAATCGGTCGGAGGGGTCAAGGAGGTGGTGAGAGGGCATTTTGAACATAAGTTTAAGGAGGAGTTCTTTAATAGGCCTTTTTTGGAAGGCGTTTTGGTTCATTCTTTGAGCGTGGAAGATAGAGATTCGCTAGAGGTGCTTTTTTCGGAGGAGGAGATTAAAGAGGCGGTGTGGAGTTGAGATGGTTCGAAAAGCATGGGTCCGGATGGTATTTCTCTCCTTTTCTTTAAGAAGTGTTGGAATTTTGTTAAAGAAGATATGGTTTCTTGTTTTAATGCTTTTTATTC includes these proteins:
- the LOC131619402 gene encoding uncharacterized protein LOC131619402, coding for MVEVSVSVAGSFWGKEECGFSFSASVGMAGGLLMLWSSKTVSILASFRGEGYLGSKVEWKGGIFYIVNVYSPCSLVLKRALWSRLLALKNLHNDGEWILGGDFNAVKNQRERVGRSMRSSNVEWRDFSDFIEGSGLMDVACKGKKFSWFSGDGKSNSRIDRFLVSDNIVRSWGVVGQLIGNRDISDHCPIWLLFDKVDWGPKPFIFNNEWFSDKNFLSFVKEEWKGMEVLGRGDFVLKEKLRLIKDRLRWWNLNIFGKVDLEVEDGVRVLNDSDDREMWEEEVHLNKIKASRKIWLNLKLKENMLIQKSRLRWLNDGDSNSKFFYRVMKERRSKNHICSLNTSGGVVESVGGVKEVVRGHFEHKFKEEFFNRPFLEGVLVHSLSVEDRDSLEVLFSEEEIKEAVWS